gccaggacaacatcatctccctcaatgtcagcaagataAAGGAGCTTATCGAGGACTACAGGAAACAAAAGGCCGAACACGCCCTTATTTACATCGACGGGCCTGTAGTAGAGCGGGTCGAGagatttaagttcctcggtgtccacatcactgaggacctatcatggtccaaatacaccaacacagtcgtggaGAGGGTATGACAACgcatcttccccctcaggagactgaaaagatttggcattggccctcagatcctcaaaatgttctacagctgcaccattgagagcatctcgactggctgcatcacccctttgtatggcaactgcttggcatctgaccgcaatgtgctacagagagtagtgcgtacggcccagtacatcactggggccaaactccctgctatccaggacctcttgTACCAGGCGGTACCGAGTGCCAAGCCTGTAACCAAAtggcacctgaacagcttctacgcccagcgtctacccagactatttacattgactcccTTTATTATTTATTCCTTTACCGTTTTCCACTGCCTTCCTTGCACatgctctatgcacactcactagactctaccgagacactcacacacaatacatgctcactagactctacccacactatgcacacacactcactagactctacctacacactcacactatacagcacactcactagacctcacctaccacacactcactacacacatacacactcactagactctgcccacacacacaacacacaacacacacacacacacacacacacacacacacacacacacaacaacaccacacacacacacacacacacacacaacacacacacacacacacacacacacacacacacacacacccacacacacacacacacacactacactctacactctacacctacccacacactcacacatacaacacacacattcactagactctacccacacactcgcacacacactactcacatacacactcactagactctgcccacacacacacacacacacacactagagtctacccacacacactacacacatactagactctacccacacaactcacacatacaacacacacacatacacattcactagactctaccaaacacctcacacatactacactgacactccaactcacacacacacactacatacgctcacacacacaaaacacacacacacacacatgcatttgacgccaccacacaccccacacacacacacacacacacacacacacacacacaccacacacacacacacacacacacacaacacaacacacactagaaAGTGTAGACACTTTCACATTTCACATTATGCTGACTTGCTCTACTGCTTTATTATTTACATGCATTCGAATATATTCAGCCCCTTTACTTTTTCACACATTTATACGTTACagaattattatattattctgaaatttattCAAttgtaccccataatgaaaaagcaaatagtgtttaaatgtatatttaaaaaagaatgaaatatcacatttataagtattcataccctttactcagtactttgttgaaccactTTTGCAGTGAttaagcctcgagtcttcttgggtatgacgctacaagcttggcacatctgtatttggggagtttctcccattattctctgcagatgctctcaagctctgtcaggttggatgggagcgtcgctccacagctattttcaggtctgtccagagatgtttgatcggattcaagtccgggatctggctgggccactcaaggacattcagagacttgtcccaaagatactccttcgttgtcttggctgtgtgcttacggtcgttgtcctgatggaaggtaaccttcgccccagtctgaggtgctgagcactctggagcaggtgttcatcaaggatctcttgtaCTTTGctcattcatctttccttcgagcctgactagtctcacagtccctgccgctgaaaacatccccacagcatgatgctaccaccccatgcttcaacgtagggatggtgccaggtttcctccagatgtgccccttggcattcaggtcaaagagttcaatcttggtttcatcagaccagagaatcttgtttctcatggtctgagagtcctttagtgccttttggcaactccaagcgggctgtcatgtgctttactgaggagtggcttcgtctgGCAATCTACATAAAGGCCGATTGTGGACTCTGcatgagatggttgtccttctggaaggttctcccatctccacagtggaactctggagctctgtcagagtgaccatcgggttcttgtcaccttcctgaccaaggcccttctccccctgattgctcagtttggctcggcggccagctctaggaagagtcttggtggttccaaacttcttccatttaagagtgatggaggcactgtgttcttggggaccttcaatgctgcagaaaatgttttggtatccttctagatctgtgcttcaacacaatcctgtctcgagctctaaggacaattccttcaacctcatggctaggtgttttctctgacatgcgctgtcaactgtgggaccttatataacaggtgtgtgcctttccaaatcttgtccaatcaattgaatttaccaccagtggactacaatcaagttgtagaaacatctcaaggatgataaatggaaacaggatgcacctgagctcaatttcaagtctcatggcaaagggtctgaaaatgtatgtaaataaggtatttctgttttttatttttaatacatttgcaaaagtttctaaaacctgttttcgattttgtcattatgtggtattgtgtgtagattgagaatatTGTTttcatgtaatcaattttagaataaggctgcaacgtagcaaaatgtgtaagaaggaaaggggtctgaatactttccgaatatactgtatatcctgattgcctagtcactatgaccctacccacatgtacatactgtcacggttttcttcctggggtgaaggagaggaccaaaatgcagcgcggctagtgttcaacatgtttaattagatGAACAAACGGTAACACtaatacaaataacaaataacaaatgagaaaaccgagacagacctatctggtgcagaacacaaacacagagacaaggaaacaatcacccacaaaatcccaacacaaaacaagcctcctatatatgattttctcaatcagggacaacgattgacagctgcctctgattgagaaccatattaggctggacacagaaatagacaaactagacacacaaacatgaattcccacccagctcacgtcctgaccaacactaaacaagcaaaacacataagaactctggtcaggacgttacagcatACTGTTACATGGCAAAATACCTcattcccctgcacattgacttggtactggtactgcttgtatatagcctcgatattgttatttattgtgttactatttccttttttatttagcaaatatttgtcttactttttaactctgcactgttgggaatgggctcttgagtaagcatttcactgtaaagtctacacctgttgtattcagtgcatgtgacctagaaacatttattttatttgatgattTGATCTCAAACCTGAAGGTGCCAAAGTGGCTGAATAWTTTGACCTTTGATTTATAGTCAGAAAATTTGATCAGCAATTTTTTCARCTGCTGTGATTTTAGAAGAAAATAATCTAACGGTTACATGTGTCTCTCTTCCCACTCCAGGTCCAGAATATTCCTAATAAGAAGGGTTGGTGAAAAACCTTGACTGTGTCATCCTCCCCCTCCTGCCACACGTAACCCATGGTCATCACACTCAGGGCCAAGTGGGCCAGACGCAGCTCTCTGTGGCTCTCCAGGAATTGGGTGTTKAGCAGGGGCATCTGAGGGAGTAAGTATAAAAATGGAGCTGACACTACAGTCTATCACYTATAAATGTTAGTCATTATTAATACACTATGCTTGAAATATTACACATTACCCATTTTACTTTGTTAGATATTTGAATGCTTCAGGCTATGTAATGAATCAATGAAATGAATTATCTTCATAATCAAACCAGATGTATCTTTTGTCATCATCTCTTCACACATGAAGTCACTCATTGTTATTAACAGTATGGAACTGTCACCAAAAGCTATTGAACTTGTAAATCTATTTAATTTCCACAGTTTAATGTCTTCCAAACCAAGTTGGTAGAATTCAACCAGGTGGTAGAATTCCATTCCCCCTATTTCACCCCTTGTTACTTACTGATCAGCTGAGTTTTACAGTATAGACAGCTTTACCTTGAGAATGTGGGAGCGCAGCATGTGAGAGTAAATGAGCTCTGTAACATGCTGGGCAATGTCCATCCAGGGCTGGTAGTATGGCGGCAACTCTGCCTTTAGGGTATTGAGTCATATTGAAAAGTGTCAAGGTATTGTCCTGGATTGGAATGCTCTCATCTGCACTCCAAATTCAAACGCCAATGCAGTCTAGAgcaaggctctccaaccctgttcctggagagctacagtcctgtaggttttcactccaaccctaatctagccaGCTGATTCTAATGATTACAGTAACTGGTTGATATGCAGAATCAGATTAGtaacaactggggttggagtgaaaaaccTACAGAtggatagctctccaggaacagggttggagagacaaAAAAMACCAATACCAAACTacccacacaaaaaaacacagcttGATTTGGGGTCTCAGGMAAATGAATGTCACTGTGTGAGGCTAAGAAAGTTATAACCTGCCAACCACATATCAAAATTAATCAATGCTACTTACTTTACACTTACTTTCAttcaacaaacaaaaactaaTGACTATAAGCAGGAGCAGCAGACCTAATGAGATTCAGCAAATACCAACTATTGACTGACACCAATTACAAATGCAATTGGTATCCATTGAAATACCTACCAGGGGTGCAGGGAGGATGAAGCCAAATTCCTCAGAGACATGGTAGGGGTCCAAAGAGAAAGGCTTCTGTGAGTCTGTGATAGTAGAGGCCATGGGGGCTGAACGAGGGCAGTTTGAATGATCTGGTAAGTATGCAAAGTGAGAGTTCAGCCAAACCTCAAACTGTCTGGACCCCAGCACAGAGTTCATTTGTAAACCGTGTCAACAAAAATCTGCTTACACAACTTTTCTCTTTACCTTTAGCCACACTATTGCACAATGGTCTCATATCATTATGAGTTAGTAGTTCTAGGGTCGAGACATGCTTTTGGCCTTGTGATCTAGTTTGACCTGTACTGGCATCAATCTATAAACATGTCTATGCGAGAAATGTTATGCTCAATCAATATCGCATTCTGATTACCAGTGATGACAAAATAGCAGCTTACATAGACGTGAACAAAATAGTAATGCACCAGCCTCATCTAGTGGAATAGATAACACATTACAATGGTTAGAATAACATGGTGGACACATTTCGGTACTTATTCACATATGTCAATTKACATATGCAATGTCATTGTCTCAAACAATGTCTTGATTAGGGTTACTGTAGCCAAAAACACACATGTGTTTATGAAAGTCAATAACTAATTAGTCCTTCCCAAAGGGGGTTACTGTTAACAATAGCTGTTTACTGTAAGATGAGAGTGTGTACCGATATGGGTGCGATGCAGCCTCTGGCACATTATTGTTATCTAAAAACATTGTGTCAGGACAATTTTTTCAATCTATAGAAAATACATTACTAACTGTCATTACACAATTATACCATTTTGGTGTATCCAGTAGGCCTACTCTGGATTTTCTTTCCACACAAGGACATTTAACAATGTGGAAAATTACTGCTCTGAGTAAGTTCATAGAAACTTTCAACTCTAAAGGTCAAATGTAATTTAATCTTCCTGTTCTCTCAACAAAgttaaaatataccaaaacatagTGAGActttggtgttgtgtggtgtgtgtgtgtgtgtgtgtgtgtgtgtgtgtgtgtgtgtgtgtgtgtgtgtgtgtgtgtgtgtgtgtgtgtgtgtgtgtgtgtgtgtgtgtgtgtgtgttgtgtgtgtggtggtgtgtgtgtgtgtgtgtgtgtgtgtgtgtgtgtgtgtgtgtgtgtgtgtgtgtgtgtgtgagagagagtgagggagggaggcaaaAAAGGAAAGGGAGGGGGTGACATCatgcctcagagagagagagagagagagagagaggcagacaaaaaaaggaaagggggggggaggggggggggggggggggggggtggtttgggGGGGGTGCAATATTGAAAGTGGAAGGATGAGTGACCATTCTTTCTTAAACAAACTAAGGTGCAGTGTTTGGCCAGTCCACAAGAGAAAAGGTAAGGAGCTTAAAATAATTTTCAAACAGTATTTATGATGCCTGTgggtgtttaaaatgttttaaagtgtATACAATCTTGTTTATACATGCTATGCTTTGAGTTAGGTTAGAACTTGCCAAATGAGATCAATTCATGAGACATGGTTAAATTGACCTATAGTCAtgcaaatattttatttatttttggaagGTTTTATGTTTTGTGAACAGAATACTCGAGAGGAAAAAAAACAACCCCATTGAATGATCATAAAATCTTATTACAATTTCAGGACCATATTGACTCACAGTGCCACATCATGGCAGTCATGGCAACTTTAAAGTCCACTCAGATCACATCCCATTATGTTTGCAATAGCCTACGATTTTAAGAGATATATATKGTTTATTGCTTATCTCAGACATAATATTTGGAGTTTAGACATTAACCGTAATAATGATCTGTACAGTAGCCGAGCTGAGACTAAAAGTCTTTACAGTAGAATCTGAATCAGAAGATACAGCAGCTAAATAGCCTACGTTTGGATTGAATGGGATTTGCGGGAGATTTGCAGTGGAACGCTGTTTTGTAATGAATGGGGGTTTTATTGGTGCGCGTGCCTCTATAATAAATTACGTAGGTGACTGGAGCTGGTTCTTTGACGCGGCGTGGCCTGCGGTTGACGGTGAAGACGGACTCATGTAGACCACCAGTGTCCTCAGGCATACGGTGATGATATCCTTATTATTTTTTACCAAGTATACTTTTTTTGGTGACTTTAGCGGCGTGGCCGCTATTTAATCCCATATATTTAATTCCCTATAGTTATCCTTGCTGCGAAAATGACGTTCAACCCAGGCTACGGTAGGGTGCTAGCCGCATCCGATGGAGCCCTCTTCTCAGTCTCAAACATTGGTCAATCCGATGCACCATTTCCTTATGTTGAGGTAAGGATTTTGGCCAAATGCGCAACGGGATAGGCCTTTGGGTTAGTAACRTATAATAGCCTATACTAATCTAACATTTTGGCATGCACCTCAATAACACAAAATGGCACAAGGAAGGAACCTCTGGGTGTTACGTAACGGTGGCGCTGAATGACCAGTGACTCGGCTTGATGGAAATAGCTTTTGTAGCAAGCTTGGGTGAATGTTATTAGCTAAACCCTTTATAATTTGCTGACATGCACGTATGGTCAGTTCTTGGAGCggtatatatagtatagtatagttataTTATAAAGAGGCTATCATATGGTCTGTAAAGAGGCTATCATATGGTCTGTATGGCTAAGTTATCTAATTAATGGAATCCTCTGAAATAATGAGTTTTTTTAGGCTATGATATATCAAACGTACTAGTTATATCAGTCTAGTTTGAATCTAAGGCTGCCTAACTCAAAGGGGCCATAGGCTCATGAGAATCTATACGTCCATAATATAACGAAATAATTATGGAATTCTTCTTTGCACACAAGATAGTGCTAGACTTGTTGTTGTATAGGCTATTCTATGACAGACAGTATTTGGTTGCATCACCCCGGCATTAGACAGAGGTCTGAACTGCAGCTAAAGTACCTCGGTTGAGTTCTTGCTAAATTATGATTGATGACGTGGCTATTTGTTAAGCGCAGACTGTTGCCAAATAGCCAACATTACCAACGAGAGAAAATTGCATTGAGGAGTAGGTTGGCAATCCACCCCAGAATTCAGCTTTGCCGCCGTCGAAGTTCGCAGCCTTCTTCCATTCAGGAACATAATATTGAAGCTATTTTATATGAATTGGCGTGCTGCAGATAGCCTACTAACTACATTGTGCSAGGATCTAATAGCCCTATATTGGAACCCACAAAGACCAAGCATAACCAGACAACGGTACAGCCATGCAGAGTGGACACTCGAATTTCGTCGAAACACAACTTCATCATGTTTCGCGCCCTCATTGTCAAAGACGGTGACATTGTTGCAACTCATAGTTGCGGAGGTTGTCTAGGTATTTTGAATGGACATTTTATTAACGAATTAAGCTACGGCGGTGTAGTAGCTGGCTTGATATGTTATTACATTTTTCCCCTCGTGGTCCAGTCTGGCTCATGTCTGGCCACATTGTTTACGTTTTTGCGCGTGGCTGTCAGTCTACTTTGTAAAGGTCATTCAGTTGCCATACCCCTGTTACCGTAGGGTAGGGTATCACACAGAAGCAAATCTGGTTCCCTTGGAAACTGGATAACGAGATCAGCAAACACTATTTTTCTAGACGTGGAtagagggtctgtctgtctgaactaaTTATGTTAACSACAATTTTCTTGGATCCTAGACTGATCTACGGTTAgatttttgttgggggggggggggcttcctaAGACACTGCCAAGGAGGGGRTCTTTATCAAATAATGCTTAGATGATTGAATGTATAAATTCATCAAGAGACAGATGTCAGTGTGAgtatttttgtccaaaagaaGGCTCTTGCTTGACATTGCCAGGCCTGTTGGTAAGGCCATGGCTGAATTTATTGAAATATTTGTTTTGGTTGCAAGTGCTTTATACAGAACTGTGATTTRAMCTGCATRKTTGCATAATGGCACRGTGGTCTGTTTAATTTGATCAAAGATGTATCTCATGGGGTAACAATGTGAATCATATTATATTTTGTTATGTTGAAAGTGGCTTATTTTGGAGAGAGATTGTGATCCTATAACACATTGTTCTGGGAAATGGAATGTCCTCTCCTTTCAGTATAACTTAGTATGTAAGTCTGcataaaacacagggaaacacaAAATGACAAGACACAGATACTGCCTGAGTATAACCCAGATGCTAGACAAATTAATTTAGCAGAGTCTGCTTATTTTTAGGAACACATCCTACTTCACTTCCAGAACTCTGAAATCCCCAMCGTGTCTCTTGAAATGAAAGAGTAAGGAACGMCAGGGACCTTCTGAATTGGCACAGYCACTCAGCCAGGCAgccacatcactggggccgagctcccagccatccaggacctctataccagacggtgtcaggccataaaaatgttcaaagactacagccacccaagtcatagactgttttctctgctaccgaatGGCGAGCGGTACTGATACAacaagtctagaaccaacaggacATTGAACATCTTCTagccccaagcaataagactgctaaatagactgctaaatagtatttgcactaacttttttgtcTCATRacatatgctgctgctactgtttattatctgtgactatattcctagttatatgtacatatctacctcaattacctcgtacccctgcacatcgactcgttaCTGGTTCCCTGTGTATCATTGTGTATTATGTGTTTTATTACGTGTTCTGttatttctcaattttctttctctgcattgttgggaagggcccgtaagtaagcatttcactgttagtctacacctgttgtttacgaagtatgtgacaaataaaatgttatttgattgcAGTATTGATACCTGATGGGTTCAGAGGGGTCGTGATGAGGTGCAATGTTTTTAACAAGCTCCTCAGTACCTCTGTGATATTTGATATCTccagttgattatccctttggAATTMTATCAAACTCTGCTTTCCTCTGCKCTGACAGGCCCCAGTTGATGGATTCTGACATGGACTATGAGAGGCCAAATGTTGAGACTATCAAGTGTGTGGTGGTAGGGGACAACGCTGTTGGGAAGACCCGCCTTATCTGTGCCCGGGCCTGTAATGCCACACTCACTCAGTACCAATTGCTTGCTACACATGTACCCACTGTCTGGGCCATAGACCAGTACAGAGTTTGCCAGGAGGTGAGTGGTGGAGTTCTCTGGTTTTGATGGTTAATTAATGAAAAGCtttatctgtttgtctgttttctSTATTGTGGCTACGTTTTAGGTAATGGACTGCATGGGGTTTGAAATGAACTGTTTGGTCCACCAGCAACTTGACGGTGAAGGAAAACAATACTGAAATCCTCTGTTTTAAGTGCTACAGTTGGGTAAACCGTTGTTSCACATTAACAAACCTGCAAGACACCCAAGATATCTTGGGCTTAGCACATTAGGCTGGTGGGCAGGTGTTAGTTTCACACCCTGCAGTTGTTGGTAATATCCATGCATGTGATAGATATGTCTCTCTGGTCAGGTTCTGGAGCGATCTAGGGATGTGGTGGATGACGTCAGTGTGTCGCTGCGGCTCTGGGACACGTTCGGGGACCATCACAAGGACCGACGCTTTGCGTATGGAAGGTGAGATCAACTGACCTTGTTTACTCATGCAAGTCATGTACTGGTGCAGAGTAAAGTAAGTGGACCTTTCCTGTCTGTCCCTTCCGTAACCCCACTCGTCATTGCAGGTCGGATGTGGTGGTTCTGTGTTTCTCCATCGCCAACCCCAACTCCTTGTACCATGTGAAGACCATGTGGTACCCTGAGATCAAACATTTCTGCCCCCGGGCTCCAGTCATCCTGGTAGGCTGCCAGCTGGACCTGCGCTACGCTGACCTGGAGGCAGTCAACAGGGCACGACGGCCACTAGCAAGGTGCCCTACAAGTCCAGTGCTTTCAATCTAAAGCAGTGCTTTTCATCTCAAGTTAAAGTTGATAGCCTGTGATTGATAGATTCACTGTGTCACCATTAGAAATGTAGGTACCACTTTGTACTAAGATTTGTAAACAATATACAATGTTATTTATCCTCATGCTGCTCTGAATCATGTTAATTTAGTCCGTAAACTCACTTAACCTTTGGCCTCTTTTTGGCCTCATTTATGGTCATATCTTCCAGACCCATTAAATACAATGAGATTCTGCCTCCAGAGAGGGGCCGTGAAGTGGCCAAAGAGCTGGGAGTGCCGTACTATGAGACCAGCGTTGTGGCTCAGTTTGGAGTAAAGGACGTATTTGATAACGCCATCCGGGCCGCCCTAATCTCACGACGCCACCTGCAGTTCTGGAAGTCACACCTGCGCAATGTGCAGCGGTCCCTCCTCCAGGCCCCCTTCCTGCCTCCCAAACCCCCACCACCCATCATCACTGTGCCACCTCCCCCCACCACCACTGAGGAACATCCTGGCCGTCTTCTAGAGGACCCCCTGTGTTCCGATGTCATCCTGGTCATACAGGAGAAGCAGAGAATCTTCGCCCACAAGATCTACTTGGCCACGTCCTCCTCCAAGTTCTATGACCTCTTCATCCTGGACGCCCGGTCTGAGGAGACTGAGCGGCCCCCYCGCGCCACCGCTCTGTCTGGCCGTGAGATGCTGATGCGTGCTGCCAGCTTTGATGTGTGTGAGAGCCCTGACGAAGGTGACAGGGCCAACCTGCGGGCCTGCACCAGTGACGGCACCCTGAGGGACTCTGAAGGGGGCCGGAGGGGCAGACTGCTGTCTACCTGGAGCAGGGCTTTTGTCAGCATCCAGGAGGAGATGGTGGATGACCCAGTGACCTACAGCCCCAGGCCTATGACCGTGGTGCACATGGACCAGTCCATGCAGCTGGGGCCCTTCCGCGCTGTGCTGCGCTACCTGTACACTGGTCAGCTGGACGAGCACGAGAAGGAGCTAATGCACATCGCACACATTGCTGAGCTGCTGGAGGTCTTTGACCTGCGCATGATGGTGGCCAATATCCTTAACAACGAGGCCTTCATGAACCAGGAAATCACCAAAGCCTTTCATGTACGGCGCACCAACAGAGTCAAAGAGTGCCTGGCCAAAGGCACCTTTTCTGGTGAGCGCACATCATAATACTGAGGGATTTTGTYCACTCTGTGTTTCTCCTTGGATGCTGTATGATTTCTCTTTGTGTTCCAGATGTAGTGTTCAAGCTGGATGATGGAACGATCATGGCCCATAAGCCCCTGCTCATCTCCAGCTGTGACTGGATGGCAGCTATGTTTGGGGGGCCCTTTGTGGAGAGCTGCACCAAAGAAGTAAGTCAATTCTTTACACCCTCTCACTGGAGTTAGTGTGCGCCACTATATTACATTTTTGTGCACAATAACAAGACCTTCTGCAAGTCACCTGAATAACCAGCCTGAATAACCAGCCTGAATAACCAGCCTGAATAACCAGCCTAAataaccaacctaaataaccaaACACACAAGATCACAGTAGAATACACTAGTGAATAGGAACGGGAAGAATGATGTCGATCTGTGCCTTTTGTCTCAGGTGCTGTTTCCTAACACGACTCGCAGCTGTATGAGGGCTGTGCTGGAGTACCTGTACACTGGGCGCTTCTGTTCCCGCACTGACCTGGATGCCATGGAGCTCATTGTTCTTGCCAACCGTCTTTGCCTCCCACACCTAGTTGCACTAACGGGTATCTACTTGTTTTTGAGCACACCCTCATACACAAAGCCACATCTGTGCAACACTAGACATGCACACTTATAGTTTAACACAcacttccctctctttttccttctcttcATAGTGTCTATTACGCTAATATGTGTGTTGAGAGAgttgtttctgttacttgaataATTCTGTTGCAAGTTAGATTTGGCAATGTGCACAGTGACAGACTGGGTTTTATAGGATAGGATGATCTTCAATGTCCCAGAAGGAAAAATTGTCTTAGACACATTACTGCTGTAAACAAAATAGCCTCTGTACATTACACACTCAAcataatatatacactacatattactcttattatacattttgtacacTTCTCATATAGCCAAATACATAATACGTTGCACATTCCCTTATATTCTGTCAGTGGTGTACTAACATAGCTCAGGTTGACTTACAGTATTGCTGTTTCGGTATTTGATGGACATAGGAATGAAGGAGTGCTTATACAGTATCTGTTCAGCTTACAAGTAGGGACCCTATAGCGTCTGCCTGAGGGGAGGAGTTGATACTCAGAGTGAAGTACATGGGAGGGATCAGAAATGATGCTACCTCACACCCATGACCTTCATGGCAGTTTGTATCAGGTGGGCAATTTGAGATTTCAGTTGAA
This portion of the Salvelinus sp. IW2-2015 linkage group LG15, ASM291031v2, whole genome shotgun sequence genome encodes:
- the LOC111974051 gene encoding rho-related BTB domain-containing protein 2 isoform X1 — its product is MEPSSQSQTLVNPMHHFLMLRPQLMDSDMDYERPNVETIKCVVVGDNAVGKTRLICARACNATLTQYQLLATHVPTVWAIDQYRVCQEVLERSRDVVDDVSVSLRLWDTFGDHHKDRRFAYGRSDVVVLCFSIANPNSLYHVKTMWYPEIKHFCPRAPVILVGCQLDLRYADLEAVNRARRPLARPIKYNEILPPERGREVAKELGVPYYETSVVAQFGVKDVFDNAIRAALISRRHLQFWKSHLRNVQRSLLQAPFLPPKPPPPIITVPPPPTTTEEHPGRLLEDPLCSDVILVIQEKQRIFAHKIYLATSSSKFYDLFILDARSEETERPPRATALSGREMLMRAASFDVCESPDEGDRANLRACTSDGTLRDSEGGRRGRLLSTWSRAFVSIQEEMVDDPVTYSPRPMTVVHMDQSMQLGPFRAVLRYLYTGQLDEHEKELMHIAHIAELLEVFDLRMMVANILNNEAFMNQEITKAFHVRRTNRVKECLAKGTFSDVVFKLDDGTIMAHKPLLISSCDWMAAMFGGPFVESCTKEVLFPNTTRSCMRAVLEYLYTGRFCSRTDLDAMELIVLANRLCLPHLVALTELYTVTVLMEAAMMGADIDGDVLLYLEMAQFHCAQQLTGWCLHHICTNYNSVCRKFPRDMKATSTDNQDYFEKHRWPPVWFLKEDDHYQRARKERDKEDYLYQRRQCKRKWLFWNFPSSPSANSASSGSNAVV
- the LOC111974051 gene encoding rho-related BTB domain-containing protein 2 isoform X2 yields the protein MDSDMDYERPNVETIKCVVVGDNAVGKTRLICARACNATLTQYQLLATHVPTVWAIDQYRVCQEVLERSRDVVDDVSVSLRLWDTFGDHHKDRRFAYGRSDVVVLCFSIANPNSLYHVKTMWYPEIKHFCPRAPVILVGCQLDLRYADLEAVNRARRPLARPIKYNEILPPERGREVAKELGVPYYETSVVAQFGVKDVFDNAIRAALISRRHLQFWKSHLRNVQRSLLQAPFLPPKPPPPIITVPPPPTTTEEHPGRLLEDPLCSDVILVIQEKQRIFAHKIYLATSSSKFYDLFILDARSEETERPPRATALSGREMLMRAASFDVCESPDEGDRANLRACTSDGTLRDSEGGRRGRLLSTWSRAFVSIQEEMVDDPVTYSPRPMTVVHMDQSMQLGPFRAVLRYLYTGQLDEHEKELMHIAHIAELLEVFDLRMMVANILNNEAFMNQEITKAFHVRRTNRVKECLAKGTFSDVVFKLDDGTIMAHKPLLISSCDWMAAMFGGPFVESCTKEVLFPNTTRSCMRAVLEYLYTGRFCSRTDLDAMELIVLANRLCLPHLVALTELYTVTVLMEAAMMGADIDGDVLLYLEMAQFHCAQQLTGWCLHHICTNYNSVCRKFPRDMKATSTDNQDYFEKHRWPPVWFLKEDDHYQRARKERDKEDYLYQRRQCKRKWLFWNFPSSPSANSASSGSNAVV